The Aedes aegypti strain LVP_AGWG chromosome 3, AaegL5.0 Primary Assembly, whole genome shotgun sequence genome contains a region encoding:
- the LOC110679365 gene encoding eukaryotic translation initiation factor 4 gamma 3-like isoform X1 → MQSGGGPLQPGPSVMRGLTSGAPTSSQQQSEMQKMQSQPPLMNQPYQQQNMFRSAGANQNTRPPRAMVPAFGTTFIPTLYQIPYGPRMNQWGNYGSMPAMPYSQQYFVPPQHIISNQHQQNRRNPGGENNLVNVNSNYSGTPSNGSTNQLNPLTTIPQMPQVQMQPGQPNQQSSPMTHDLLVMQQMHPPPAQHTPQQGVPGAPGQTPMDQHQPNPAQVNVGAPQPHHTMMSQLQLAPHMATQQAAPATKVNKKRTRGSRAIPIINPDTHEDVLDKYYDNDSATPATSSSSSTTVVSTSGPPPSLPPSGTVTSAPPPTANYSTIPPNVPQVPLNPPVVDSEYDNYPPHPHQGTPELPGGMLLHHQAPPHLHHPPPNHPPPPPTHVHPVPGQMYDMGRSPAGQQQQQQHEQLVYTGAGGPLKTVVNPPPHLPPPPPHHTVVVPVVPTAAEMTTASGTPVVSANANAPSVEIKPYQQKKKKPISEPPPPQPQQVILQQPPPSVPPPQHPMHHHQHSLPANINQPPPPMTDTMSIPYGAGGIPERYRTFSEKSIAESTLSTDAEPFVYTGPTSISSSNHHQQQQQQPPRVEEMPQPQVVIVPEVPPPMVIPMVVPEQQQQEIPVSLNKTEVVVEERTAAAVDSLVASVEKLSVVEDQPAAETVGRKNKQQKKRTEEVSSASETSSKDSGSSKAPATTMVVVEQQKPEPVDETDRSAVVSVKEPHQQSQQSSSSSLISNLVEHNTSKLDNDNINNNVDCTSTTITTKTDTTTTTTTSTTDNNNEALSPMETQSSTTPPKLVDGENNVEQPEFDANKNVVVMVESPVAPPPASVPSKESTPVPTEQSLPTAVAEVKEPSPETQMAALKAPAAVVPIKKSHSLTLIDYDPGQWSPDNPTGKKKYSRDQLMQLKNSAPALEKPLNLPNCLERSNHSGGHSMGGLYGKSNFSEMNLMPNFAKDRLIGGNVNQMRQPYPPKRPSQQGNQSGSQPNKQSQQGMSKTGSKIIRLQLDEEVKLNECENAWRPSHLLQNDNSDDGIKKTEELFKKFRSVLNKLTPDNFDKLVQQVKSFVIDTDDRLDGCIKLVFEKAIAEPNFSEAYAKMCKEIGTIAIAPSEKRAVFKNRLLSQCQAEFEKRRNDQTCAIRDNRIKLEANKNLAKQEFEELKAQLEEEEQKVRRRAVGTVRFIGELYKHGQLTSNIMHFCIKQLIEKDSKDYDEETLECLCKLLTTIGSKMDKENTQKMVPYFEKMGEIVRNKDKYRISSRIRFMIQDVIDLRRNGWQPRRQDLNPKTMNQIQKEAETEQLQINMSYLPRGGDMGRGGRGNMQGGGGGGSKMSGSMGSGGFGQGSLGRGGNQGSMKGGRMQTDDDGFQQISTNRNNRQQPLQIDPKKINLPSSLDVTARLGSAANYQGWKNNSNIFAALNAEENQSGGGGGGGGSSMMDRDGDRRDRDRGGDRDRNQRDRDRDRDRDRSGSHNKNSGSYHKGSMERERYNRYGSSSSQNDDRMNRSSREPSSGSMRPMSGQHSNSQMHDRDRDRGKMPPQQQQQQPPSMQGRSSQQRHIPQSTTPLLGKMGPPTSSGSALTKSGSGQLYQQQPLPQFAIPKDVPVRRSFPEPDNATETKLMKFSKFINLEREHTEIEGIVQVLEQFEIKPEYYHAAIYELFKDNIERDPKSRELVGLVVSQMFEKKAITKADYLHALEGMFQMADDLIIDIPQLYQYLASFYVTLLKQRYINLIDIRNVAQCILPQYGASLLKHLLQQYEALYGKDATVMLWYESSLNPTDFIKMGNTEAEKYLTEAKLGYLLDSSSKALDMETVGTQIKQFLKTNVMFMEIFNWISSYVGPERVTSNEFIRTLTRAVIEHCIDNKTKLNIPEMGKCHQILQKYIDNKAERELQALYAIQRLVVELEHPQNLLHSILEHLCENDVINEGINLWVDSKDPLEQSGKGVCLKGITQFMTMFMENSSDEDN, encoded by the coding sequence ATGCAGAGTGGAGGAGGACCATTGCAGCCGGGTCCGTCCGTAATGCGAGGACTAACGTCGGGAGCACCGACCTCTTCACAGCAGCAGTCCGAAATGCAGAAGATGCAGTCTCAACCTCCGTTGATGAATCAACCGTACCAGCAGCAGAATATGTTCCGAAGCGCTGGTGCGAACCAAAATACGCGTCCGCCGCGTGCCATGGTACCAGCGTTTGGTACAACATTTATACCGACCCTATACCAAATTCCATACGGTCCAAGAATGAATCAATGGGGAAATTATGGCTCGATGCCGGCAATGCCCTATTCGCAACAATATTTTGTACCCCCGCAACACATCATTTCCAATCAACATCAACAGAATCGACGCAATCCGGGCGGTGAAAACAATCTTGTTAATGTAAATAGCAACTATTCCGGAACACCTTCGAATGGAAGCACTAATCAGCTTAATCCGCTAACGACTATTCCGCAGATGCCGCAGGTTCAGATGCAACCAGGGCAACCAAATCAGCAATCGTCTCCGATGACGCATGATCTTCTTGTAATGCAACAAATGCATCCACCACCAGCTCAACATACGCCTCAACAAGGAGTACCTGGTGCCCCAGGTCAGACCCCAATGGATCAACATCAGCCAAATCCTGCTCAAGTCAATGTCGGAGCACCGCAACCTCATCATACGATGATGTCCCAATTGCAGCTCGCTCCTCACATGGCAACCCAGCAAGCAGCTCCGGCAACGAAAGTTAACAAAAAGAGAACACGTGGTTCCCGAGCTATTCCAATTATCAATCCAGATACACACGAGGACGTTCTAGACAAGTATTACGACAATGATTCAGCAACACCTGCGACGTCCTCTTCGTCCTCTACAACGGTAGTTTCAACAAGTGGACCACCACCATCACTACCACCATCCGGAACCGTAACTTCAGCACCGCCACCAACGGCCAATTATAGCACTATTCCTCCAAATGTACCCCAAGTTCCACTAAATCCTCCAGTCGTAGACTCAGAATATGATAATTATCCGCCTCATCCTCACCAGGGAACACCGGAATTGCCAGGTGGCATGTTGCTGCATCATCAAGCACCACCCCATCTGCATCATCCACCGCCGAATCATCCTCCGCCACCACCAACCCACGTTCATCCCGTTCCTGGCCAAATGTACGACATGGGACGATCACCAGCCGGccagcaacaacagcaacaacatgAGCAACTTGTCTACACTGGTGCCGGTGGCCCTTTGAAGACCGTTGTCAATCCACCACCACATCTTCCTCCACCGCCTCCACATCATACGGTGGTGGTTCCAGTAGTTCCAACAGCAGCTGAAATGACTACAGCCAGCGGAACTCCGGTAGTCTCTGCCAACGCCAATGCGCCATCGGTAGAAATCAAACCGTACcaacagaagaagaagaaaccaaTCAGCGAACCGCCACCACCACAACCACAGCAAGTGATCCTTCAACAGCCTCCACCCTCGGTTCCACCACCACAGCATCCAATGCACCACCACCAACATTCTCTTCCAGCAAACATCAATCAACCACCACCGCCAATGACCGATACGATGTCCATTCCTTACGGTGCCGGTGGTATTCCGGAACGATATCGCACCTTCTCAGAGAAATCGATTGCCGAATCAACCCTTTCGACTGATGCGGAACCATTCGTTTACACTGGTCCCACcagcatcagcagcagcaatcaccatcagcagcagcaacagcagccgCCACGTGTAGAAGAAATGCCTCAACCTCAAGTCGTTATCGTGCCGGAAGTACCTCCCCCAATGGTAATCCCAATGGTAGTGCCGGAGCAGCAACAACAGGAAATCCCAGTTTCGCTCAACAAAACCGAAGTGGTGGTGGAAGAGCGAACAGCAGCCGCAGTAGATTCGCTGGTGGCCAGCGTGGAGAAACTTAGCGTAGTGGAAGATCAACCGGCGGCGGAAACCGTCGGCAGGAAGAACAAACAACAGAAGAAACGTACGGAGGAAGTATCGTCTGCTAGTGAGACTAGCAGCAAAGATTCAGGCAGTAGCAAAGCTCCTGCTACAACAATGGTAGTGGTTGAACAGCAGAAACCAGAACCAGTCGACGAAACCGATCGGTCTGCTGTTGTCTCAGTGAAGGAACCTCATCAGCAGTCCCAAcagtcgtcgtcatcgtcgttaATTAGTAATTTAGTGGAACATAATACTAGTAAGTTAGATAAtgataatattaataataatgtgGATTGCACCAGTACTACGATTACAACAAAAACCGATACTACAACAACTACTACTACTTCTACGACAGACAACAACAATGAAGCATTGTCGCCGATGGAAACGCAGTCCTCCACCACTCCACCGAAGCTGGTGGACGGAGAAAACAACGTCGAACAGCCGGAATTCGACGCCAACAAGAACGTTGTGGTAATGGTGGAGAGCCCAGTTGCCCCTCCGCCAGCTTCTGTGCCCTCGAAGGAATCCACCCCGGTCCCAACGGAACAGTCCTTGCCGACAGCTGTGGCAGAGGTCAAGGAACCATCGCCGGAAACGCAAATGGCCGCTCTCAAAGCTCCAGCAGCAGTGGTTCCCATCAAAAAGTCCCATTCGCTGACACTCATCGATTACGACCCGGGCCAATGGAGTCCGGACAATCCAACTGGCAAGAAAAAGTACTCCCGCGACCAACTGATGCAGCTGAAGAACTCGGCCCCGGCCCTAGAAAAGCCATTGAACTTGCCCAACTGTTTGGAGAGATCCAATCACAGCGGCGGCCACTCGATGGGAGGTTTGTACGGCAAGAGCAACTTCTCAGAAATGAACCTTATGCCGAACTTCGCGAAGGATCGCCTGATCGGTGGCAACGTGAACCAAATGCGTCAACCTTATCCACCGAAGCGGCCTTCCCAGCAGGGCAACCAATCCGGATCGCAACCCAACAAACAATCCCAACAGGGCATGAGCAAGACCGGTTCCAAAATCATTCGGCTTCAGCTGGATGAAGAAGTCAAACTAAACGAGTGCGAAAATGCTTGGCGTCCAAGTCATCTACTGCAGAACGACAACTCCGATGACGGCATCAAGAAAACGGAAGAGCTGTTCAAGAAGTTCCGCTCCGTACTGAACAAACTAACCCCGGATAACTTCGACAAGTTGGTCCAACAGGTGAAATCATTCGTAATCGACACCGATGATCGTTTGGACGGTTGTATCAAGCTGGTCTTCGAGAAAGCCATTGCCGAACCGAACTTCTCCGAAGCTTACGCCAAGATGTGTAAGGAAATAGGAACGATAGCTATAGCGCCCTCCGAGAAGCGCGCCGTCTTCAAGAACCGTCTGCTGTCTCAGTGTCAGGCCGAGTTTGAGAAACGCCGAAACGATCAGACTTGTGCCATTCGTGACAATCGCATCAAGCTGGAAGCGAACAAAAATCTGGCGAAACAGGAATTCGAAGAACTGAAGGCACAACTCGAGGAGGAAGAACAAAAAGTGCGGCGAAGAGCCGTCGGAACGGTTCGATTCATCGGAGAGCTGTACAAGCACGGTCAGCTAACCTCCAACATTATGCACTTCTGTATCAAACAGTTGATTGAGAAGGACAGCAAAGACTATGACGAAGAGACACTGGAATGCCTGTGTAAGCTTCTAACCACCATCGGTTCCAAGATGGATAAGGAGAACACCCAAAAAATGGTTCCATATTTCGAAAAGATGGGTGAAATTGTTCGGAATAAGGATAAATATCGAATCAGCAGTAGGATTCGGTTTATGATTCAAGATGTGATCGATTTACGTCGAAACGGGTGGCAACCAAGGCGACAGGACCTCAATCCGAAGACGATGAACCAGATCCAGAAGGAAGCGGAGACTGAACAGCTTCAGATTAACATGAGTTATCTGCCTCGAGGTGGCGATATGGGCCGAGGAGGTCGGGGTAATATGCAAGGCGGCGGGGGCGGCGGTTCGAAGATGTCCGGATCGATGGGTTCCGGTGGCTTTGGCCAAGGTTCGCTCGGACGGGGCGGAAATCAAGGTTCGATGAAGGGCGGTCGGATGCAAACCGACGACGATGGATTCCAGCAAATTTCGACCAATCGAAACAACCGACAGCAGCCGTTACAAATTGATCCGAAGAAGATCAACCTTCCCAGCAGTTTGGACGTTACGGCACGGCTTGGATCGGCAGCTAACTATCAGGGCTGGAAGAACAACAGCAACATCTTTGCTGCTCTCAACGCCGAAGAGAACCAAAGCGGAGGTGGAGGTGGAGGCGGCGGCAGCAGTATGATGGACCGTGATGGCGACCGGAGAGATCGGGATCGAGGTGGTGATCGGGACCGGAATCAACGTGATCGTGACCGTGACCGCGATCGGGACCGAAGCGGTAGTCATAACAAAAACTCAGGAAGCTACCACAAAGGATCGATGGAGCGAGAACGGTATAACCGATATGGAAGCAGTAGTAGTCAAAATGATGATCGAATGAACCGATCGTCACGTGAACCATCGTCGGGCAGCATGCGACCGATGAGTGGCCAGCACAGCAATAGCCAAATGCATGATCGCGATCGAGACCGTGGCAAAATGCCAccacaacaacagcagcagcagcctccATCGATGCAGGGACGATCGTCGCAGCAGCGACATATTCCACAATCGACGACTCCTCTACTAGGTAAAATGGGTCCACCAACTAGCAGCGGCAGTGCCCTTACGAAATCCGGCTCTGGTCAACTGTACCAACAGCAACCACTGCCTCAGTTTGCTATACCAAAGGATGTTCCAGTCCGAAGAAGCTTCCCAGAACCCGATAATGCGACGGAGACCAAACTGATGAAGTTCTCCAAATTCATAAACCTAGAAAGGGAACATACGGAGATCGAAGGAATCGTCCAGGTGCTTGAGCAATTCGAAATCAAACCTGAATACTACCACGCTGCCATTTACGAACTGTTTAAGGACAACATCGAGCGAGATCCTAAATCTCGTGAACTTGTCGGCCTTGTCGTGTCCCAGATGTTCGAGAAGAAGGCCATCACCAAGGCCGATTACTTGCACGCCCTCGAGGGAATGTTCCAGATGGCAGACGATCTGATTATCGATATACCTCAGCTGTACCAGTACCTTGCCTCATTCTATGTGACGCTTCTGAAACAGCGGTACATCAACCTGATCGATATCCGGAATGTAGCCCAATGCATTCTACCGCAATACGGTGCTTCACTACTGAAGCATCTGCTGCAACAATACGAAGCCCTCTACGGTAAGGATGCGACCGTAATGCTGTGGTACGAGTCATCTCTCAATCCAACCgatttcatcaaaatgggcAACACCGAAGCTGAGAAATACCTGACTGAGGCCAAACTGGGCTACCTGCTCGATTCCAGCAGTAAAGCCCTCGATATGGAAACCGTTGGCACGCAAATCAAACAATTCCTGAAAACGAACGTCATGTTCATGGAGATCTTCAACTGGATTTCCAGCTACGTCGGCCCAGAGCGTGTCACTTCTAACGAGTTCATTCGGACCCTTACGAGGGCCGTGATAGAACACTGTATAGACAACAAAACGAAACTGAACATCCCAGAGATGGGAAAGTGTCACCAAATCCTCCAGAAGTACATCGATAACAAAGCGGAACGGGAACTGCAGGCGTTATATGCGATTCAGCGGTTAGTAGTGGAACTTGAACATCCGCAGAATCTTCTACACTCCATACTGGAGCATCTGTGCGAAAATGATGTGATAAATGAAGGAATCAACCTCTGGGTGGATTCAAAGGATCCACTGGAACAATCCGGCAAGGGTGTGTGCTTGAAGGGGATCACGCAGTTCATGACGATGTTCATGGAGAATTCGAGCGACGAGGATAATTAA